From the Carassius carassius chromosome 45, fCarCar2.1, whole genome shotgun sequence genome, one window contains:
- the LOC132127266 gene encoding long-chain fatty acid transport protein 4-like isoform X2 yields MLRLACSTALLFTLRMCVGLSWFQVLPSIFIFFLGSGGWKSLHVFSKTIYRDLHAASVLLRVKLNVKKHLRERNTVPKLFAKSVKKYGDKTALIFEGTGEKWSFKELDEYSNRVANLLLQRGFTEGDVIALFMENRSQYVGLWLGMAKIGVEAALINFNLRLEALVHCVNISNAKAVVFGSELTDAMCAVHSSMGKTVKLLCSGEWDPKRVPEGTEHLEPLLETTSRNQPRQPDRSFTDRLFYIYTSGTTGMPKAAIVVHSRYYRMAALVYYGFRMKSEDVLYDCLPLYHSAGNIVGVGQCLIHGMTVVIRKKFSASKFWDDCIKYNCTIVQYIGEICRYLLNQPKRDTEHQHKVRMALGNGLRQSIWEEFTSRFNVPQIAEFYGATECNCSLGNFDNKTGACGFNSRILPYVYPIRLVKVNEETMELIRGPDGVCIPCGPGEPGQLVGRILQNDPLRRFDGYVNQSATNKKIAHDVFKKGDSAYLSGDVLVMDDYGYMYFRDRTGDTFRWKGENVSTTEVEGTLSRLLDMKDVVVYGVEVPGAEGKAGMAAIADPEHTTDLVKFSQDLEKALPPYARPVFLRFLPEVNKTGTFKFQKTDMRREGFDPNVVSDKLYFLDCTKGHYVELNVELHRSIVSGKQKL; encoded by the exons aTGTTGCGGTTGGCGTGCTCCACGGCCCTTCTCTTCACGCTCAGGATGTGCGTTGGACTGTCCTGGTTCCAGGTTCTGCcgtccatttttattttcttcctgGGTTCTGGTGGATGGAAGTCCTTACATGTGTTTTCAAAGACCATATACCGCGATTTGCA TGCAGCCAGTGTGTTGCTGAGGGTAAAACTCAATGTCAAAAAGCACCTTCGTGAGCGCAACACCGTTCCCAAACTTTTTGCCAAGTCTGTCAAGAAATATGGAGACAAGACGGCTCTGATCTTTGAAGGAACGGGCGAGAAATGGAGCTTCAAGGAGCTTGACGAGTACTCCAACCGCGTGGCTAACCTTCTGCTCCAGAGGGGCTTCACGGAGGGCGACGTGATCGCTCTGTTCATGGAGAACCGCTCTCAGTACGTGGGGCTCTGGCTGGGCATGGCAAAGATCGGAGTGGAGGCAGCTCTCATCAACTTCAACCTGAGACTGGAAGCCCTGGTGCACTGTGTCAACATCTCCAACGCCAAAGCCGTGGTGTTCGGCAGTGAGCTGACTGATG CGATGTGTGCGGTGCACAGCTCCATGGGAAAGACTGTGAAGCTCCTCTGCTCTGGAGAATGGGACCCTAAGCGGGTTCCTGAAGGGACGGAGCATCTGGAGCCGCTGCTGGAGACGAcctctagaaatcagcccagacAACCAGACCGCAGCTTCACAG ATCGGCTCTTTTACATTTACACGTCGGGGACCACTGGAATGCCCAAAGCTGCTATTGTTGTACACAGTCG GTATTACCGCATGGCTGCCTTGGTGTACTATGGTTTCAGAATGAAGTCTGAGGATGTGCTTTATGACTGTTTACCACTTTACCACTCAGCCG GTAACATCGTGGGAGTCGGACAGTGTCTGATCCATGGAATGACTGTGGTGATCAGGAAGAAGTTCAGCGCTTCAAAGTTCTGGGATGACTGCATCAAATACAACTGCACA ATCGTGCAGTACATTGGTGAGATCTGCCGCTATCTGCTGAATCAGCCGAAGAGGGACACAGAGCACCAACACAAGGTCCGCATGGCCCTCGGTAACGGCCTGCGTCAGTCCATCTGGGAGGAATTCACCAGCCGCTTCAACGTCCCACAGATCGCAGAGTTCTACGGTGCCACTGAGTGCAACTGTAGCCTGGGCAACTTCGACAACAAG ACGGGCGCCTGTGGATTCAACAGCCGGATCCTGCCCTATGTTTACCCCATCCGCTTAGTCAAGGTGAACGAGGAGACCATGGAGCTCATCAGAGGACCGGATGGAGTCTGTATCCCGTGTGGTCCAG GAGAACCTGGTCAGTTGGTTGGCCGAATCCTTCAAAACGACCCTCTTAGACGATTTGATGGCTACGTCAATCAGTCAGCCACTAATAAAAAGATCGCTCACGATGTCTTCAAGAAAGGAGATAGTGCCTATCTCTCAG GGGACGTGCTGGTGATGGACGACTACGGCTACATGTACTTCAGAGACCGCACAGGAGACACGTTCCGCTGGAAAGGAGAGAACGTCTCCACCACTGAGGTGGAGGGAACGCTGAGCCGCCTGCTGGACATGAAAGATGTGGTGGTGTATGGAGTGGAGGTGCCAG GTGCTGAAGGCAAGGCAGGGATGGCAGCCATAGCAGACCCGGAGCACACCACAGACCTGGTGAAGTTTAGCCAGGACCTGGAGAAGGCCCTGCCGCCCTATGCCCGGCCTGTCTTTCTGCGCTTCTTACCAGAAGTGAACAAAACAG ggACTTTCAAATTCCAGAAGACAGACATGCGACGGGAGGGATTCGATCCCAACGTCGTCTCTGACAAACTCTACTTCCTGGACTGCACTAAGGGACATTATGTGGAGCTGAATGTGGAGCTCCATCGCAGCATCGTCTCAGGAAAGCAGAAATTATGA
- the LOC132127148 gene encoding prostaglandin-H2 D-isomerase-like — protein sequence MKKIALVSISLLMLLTDIHASVQPQKNFDLQRFAGRWYRVAMAYDSPGFVRHRSRLTISMGTVEPKENGNVNMTMWSLGSSGCHSKVYIYKKTSVPGVFTYYSTRHRRVKDVTVVETNYTEYALVLKHKKFNKEFTQVALYGRTKKLRADVMEKFRAYATAQGFPKDSILTPPAAVFLENCPPSGS from the exons ATGAAGAAGATCGCCTTGGTGAGCATCTCTTTGCTGATGCTTCTGACTGACATCCACGCCAGCGTCCAACCGCAGAAAAACTTTGACCTTCAGAGG TTTGCAGGGAGGTGGTACCGGGTCGCTATGGCCTATGATTCTCCAGGATTTGTGCGGCACAGAAGCAGACTCACCATCTCGATGGGAACAGTGGAGCCCAAGGAGAACGGGAACGTCAACATGACCATGTGGAGTTTAGG TTCCTCTGGCTGTCATTCTAAGGTCTACATTTATAAGAAGACGTCTGTGCCCGGCGTCTTCACCTACTACAGCACTC GTCACCGAAGGGTGAAGGATGTTACTGTGGTGGAGACGAACTACACAGAGTACGCCCTGGTCCTCAAACACAAGAAGTTTAACAAGGAGTTCACACAAGTGGCCCTTTATG GTCGTACTAAAAAGTTGAGGGCGGATGTGATGGAGAAGTTCAGAGCATATGCCACAGCTCAAGGATTCCCTAAAGACTCCATACTGACTCCACCAGCTGCTG
- the LOC132127266 gene encoding long-chain fatty acid transport protein 4-like isoform X1: MVPRSCYRVEAAVMIRWLGHISSTGLMLRLACSTALLFTLRMCVGLSWFQVLPSIFIFFLGSGGWKSLHVFSKTIYRDLHAASVLLRVKLNVKKHLRERNTVPKLFAKSVKKYGDKTALIFEGTGEKWSFKELDEYSNRVANLLLQRGFTEGDVIALFMENRSQYVGLWLGMAKIGVEAALINFNLRLEALVHCVNISNAKAVVFGSELTDAMCAVHSSMGKTVKLLCSGEWDPKRVPEGTEHLEPLLETTSRNQPRQPDRSFTDRLFYIYTSGTTGMPKAAIVVHSRYYRMAALVYYGFRMKSEDVLYDCLPLYHSAGNIVGVGQCLIHGMTVVIRKKFSASKFWDDCIKYNCTIVQYIGEICRYLLNQPKRDTEHQHKVRMALGNGLRQSIWEEFTSRFNVPQIAEFYGATECNCSLGNFDNKTGACGFNSRILPYVYPIRLVKVNEETMELIRGPDGVCIPCGPGEPGQLVGRILQNDPLRRFDGYVNQSATNKKIAHDVFKKGDSAYLSGDVLVMDDYGYMYFRDRTGDTFRWKGENVSTTEVEGTLSRLLDMKDVVVYGVEVPGAEGKAGMAAIADPEHTTDLVKFSQDLEKALPPYARPVFLRFLPEVNKTGTFKFQKTDMRREGFDPNVVSDKLYFLDCTKGHYVELNVELHRSIVSGKQKL; encoded by the exons ATGGTCCCGCGGAGCTGCTACCGGGTGGAAGCTGCCGTGATGATTCGCTGGCTGGGACACATTTCCTCGACAGGACT gaTGTTGCGGTTGGCGTGCTCCACGGCCCTTCTCTTCACGCTCAGGATGTGCGTTGGACTGTCCTGGTTCCAGGTTCTGCcgtccatttttattttcttcctgGGTTCTGGTGGATGGAAGTCCTTACATGTGTTTTCAAAGACCATATACCGCGATTTGCA TGCAGCCAGTGTGTTGCTGAGGGTAAAACTCAATGTCAAAAAGCACCTTCGTGAGCGCAACACCGTTCCCAAACTTTTTGCCAAGTCTGTCAAGAAATATGGAGACAAGACGGCTCTGATCTTTGAAGGAACGGGCGAGAAATGGAGCTTCAAGGAGCTTGACGAGTACTCCAACCGCGTGGCTAACCTTCTGCTCCAGAGGGGCTTCACGGAGGGCGACGTGATCGCTCTGTTCATGGAGAACCGCTCTCAGTACGTGGGGCTCTGGCTGGGCATGGCAAAGATCGGAGTGGAGGCAGCTCTCATCAACTTCAACCTGAGACTGGAAGCCCTGGTGCACTGTGTCAACATCTCCAACGCCAAAGCCGTGGTGTTCGGCAGTGAGCTGACTGATG CGATGTGTGCGGTGCACAGCTCCATGGGAAAGACTGTGAAGCTCCTCTGCTCTGGAGAATGGGACCCTAAGCGGGTTCCTGAAGGGACGGAGCATCTGGAGCCGCTGCTGGAGACGAcctctagaaatcagcccagacAACCAGACCGCAGCTTCACAG ATCGGCTCTTTTACATTTACACGTCGGGGACCACTGGAATGCCCAAAGCTGCTATTGTTGTACACAGTCG GTATTACCGCATGGCTGCCTTGGTGTACTATGGTTTCAGAATGAAGTCTGAGGATGTGCTTTATGACTGTTTACCACTTTACCACTCAGCCG GTAACATCGTGGGAGTCGGACAGTGTCTGATCCATGGAATGACTGTGGTGATCAGGAAGAAGTTCAGCGCTTCAAAGTTCTGGGATGACTGCATCAAATACAACTGCACA ATCGTGCAGTACATTGGTGAGATCTGCCGCTATCTGCTGAATCAGCCGAAGAGGGACACAGAGCACCAACACAAGGTCCGCATGGCCCTCGGTAACGGCCTGCGTCAGTCCATCTGGGAGGAATTCACCAGCCGCTTCAACGTCCCACAGATCGCAGAGTTCTACGGTGCCACTGAGTGCAACTGTAGCCTGGGCAACTTCGACAACAAG ACGGGCGCCTGTGGATTCAACAGCCGGATCCTGCCCTATGTTTACCCCATCCGCTTAGTCAAGGTGAACGAGGAGACCATGGAGCTCATCAGAGGACCGGATGGAGTCTGTATCCCGTGTGGTCCAG GAGAACCTGGTCAGTTGGTTGGCCGAATCCTTCAAAACGACCCTCTTAGACGATTTGATGGCTACGTCAATCAGTCAGCCACTAATAAAAAGATCGCTCACGATGTCTTCAAGAAAGGAGATAGTGCCTATCTCTCAG GGGACGTGCTGGTGATGGACGACTACGGCTACATGTACTTCAGAGACCGCACAGGAGACACGTTCCGCTGGAAAGGAGAGAACGTCTCCACCACTGAGGTGGAGGGAACGCTGAGCCGCCTGCTGGACATGAAAGATGTGGTGGTGTATGGAGTGGAGGTGCCAG GTGCTGAAGGCAAGGCAGGGATGGCAGCCATAGCAGACCCGGAGCACACCACAGACCTGGTGAAGTTTAGCCAGGACCTGGAGAAGGCCCTGCCGCCCTATGCCCGGCCTGTCTTTCTGCGCTTCTTACCAGAAGTGAACAAAACAG ggACTTTCAAATTCCAGAAGACAGACATGCGACGGGAGGGATTCGATCCCAACGTCGTCTCTGACAAACTCTACTTCCTGGACTGCACTAAGGGACATTATGTGGAGCTGAATGTGGAGCTCCATCGCAGCATCGTCTCAGGAAAGCAGAAATTATGA